Proteins encoded within one genomic window of Setaria italica strain Yugu1 chromosome IV, Setaria_italica_v2.0, whole genome shotgun sequence:
- the LOC101765016 gene encoding transcription factor TFIIIB component B'' isoform X3 yields the protein MKLRCREKLQKVGTPKHTGVDCFDEACVEHSLVEEDNDSGEDYIAGVKKKFTKKPRAGVEEPQQQEVQKDKSQVSSGGWNTTLKDALVQKPEKKLTHRIHQKRMKEVKTLLETPREEIDPMKLSAAHLRLLQEAREHVNAKELPSVPSSNTSRFQLEDMDDLDCIHEEARNFDNDKTENHIQNVTKLNYNSYMNIQTRAKWSKSDTDLFYQGLQQFGSDFAMIQQLLPAKTRHQVRAKFKNEEKKNPLQVHDAIIHRSGDYLYFKKVIEQLNIEDELPEINSTHREEGCTGWFHQRGGCTLV from the exons ATGAAACTACGGTGTAGGGAAAAGTTGCAGAAAGTTGGGACACCTAAGCATACTGGTGTTGACTGTTTTGATGAAGCCTGCGTTGAACATTCATTAGTTGAAGAAGATAATGATAGTGGTGAGGATTACATTGCTGGTGTTAAGAAGAAGTTTACGAAAAAGCCAAGGGCTGGTGTAGAAGAGCCACAGCAGCAGGAGGTTCAAAAAGATAAAAGCCAGGTGTCTTCCGGGGGTTGGAATACAACCTTGAAAGATGCATTGGTACAAAAACCTGAGAAGAAGCTTACCCATAGAATTCACCAGAAGAGAATGAAAG AGGTTAAGACTTTACTCGAAACACCTCGTGAGGAGATAGATCCAATGAAGcttagtgcagcacatctcagATTGTTACAAGAGGCCAGAGAGCATGTTAAT GCAAAAGAGCTTCCATCTGTACCATCCTCTAATACAAG CAGATTTCAACTTGAAGATATGGATGATTTGGACTGCATACATGAGGAAGCAAGGAACTTCGACAACGACAAAACAGAAAACCATATACAAAATGTAACAAAGTTGAATTACAATTCCTACATGAACATACAAACTCGAGCCAAATGGTCGAAATCTGATACTGACTTGTTTTACCAg GGTCTTCAGCAATTTGGTAGTGATTTTGCAATGATACAGCAATTATTGCCTGCTAAGACCCGCCATCAGGTGCGGGCAAAATTTAAAAACGAGGAGAAAAAAAACCCGTTGCAAGTTCATGATGCTATAATTCATCGTTCAGGAG ATTACTTGTATTTCAAAAAGGTTATTGAGCAGCTCAACATTGAAGATGAGCTGCCAGAGATTAATAGTACACATAGAGAAGAAG GATGCACCGGATGGTTTCATCAACGAGGAGGATGCACATTGGTCTGA
- the LOC101765016 gene encoding transcription factor TFIIIB component B'' isoform X2, giving the protein MKLRCREKLQKVGTPKHTGVDCFDEACVEHSLVEEDNDSGEDYIAGVKKKFTKKPRAGVEEPQQQEVQKDKSQVSSGGWNTTLKDALVQKPEKKLTHRIHQKRMKEVKTLLETPREEIDPMKLSAAHLRLLQEAREHVNAKELPSVPSSNTRFQLEDMDDLDCIHEEARNFDNDKTENHIQNVTKLNYNSYMNIQTRAKWSKSDTDLFYQGLQQFGSDFAMIQQLLPAKTRHQVRAKFKNEEKKNPLQVHDAIIHRSGDYLYFKKVIEQLNIEDELPEINSTHREEGASNEGGPGNEFFLGQTQTMFMMNLFS; this is encoded by the exons ATGAAACTACGGTGTAGGGAAAAGTTGCAGAAAGTTGGGACACCTAAGCATACTGGTGTTGACTGTTTTGATGAAGCCTGCGTTGAACATTCATTAGTTGAAGAAGATAATGATAGTGGTGAGGATTACATTGCTGGTGTTAAGAAGAAGTTTACGAAAAAGCCAAGGGCTGGTGTAGAAGAGCCACAGCAGCAGGAGGTTCAAAAAGATAAAAGCCAGGTGTCTTCCGGGGGTTGGAATACAACCTTGAAAGATGCATTGGTACAAAAACCTGAGAAGAAGCTTACCCATAGAATTCACCAGAAGAGAATGAAAG AGGTTAAGACTTTACTCGAAACACCTCGTGAGGAGATAGATCCAATGAAGcttagtgcagcacatctcagATTGTTACAAGAGGCCAGAGAGCATGTTAAT GCAAAAGAGCTTCCATCTGTACCATCCTCTAATACAAG ATTTCAACTTGAAGATATGGATGATTTGGACTGCATACATGAGGAAGCAAGGAACTTCGACAACGACAAAACAGAAAACCATATACAAAATGTAACAAAGTTGAATTACAATTCCTACATGAACATACAAACTCGAGCCAAATGGTCGAAATCTGATACTGACTTGTTTTACCAg GGTCTTCAGCAATTTGGTAGTGATTTTGCAATGATACAGCAATTATTGCCTGCTAAGACCCGCCATCAGGTGCGGGCAAAATTTAAAAACGAGGAGAAAAAAAACCCGTTGCAAGTTCATGATGCTATAATTCATCGTTCAGGAG ATTACTTGTATTTCAAAAAGGTTATTGAGCAGCTCAACATTGAAGATGAGCTGCCAGAGATTAATAGTACACATAGAGAAGAAGGTGCATCAAATGAAGGGGGGCCTGGAAACGAGTTTTTTCTTGGACAAACACAAACTATGTTTATGATGAATTTATTTAGTTAA
- the LOC101765016 gene encoding transcription factor TFIIIB component B'' isoform X1, translating to MKLRCREKLQKVGTPKHTGVDCFDEACVEHSLVEEDNDSGEDYIAGVKKKFTKKPRAGVEEPQQQEVQKDKSQVSSGGWNTTLKDALVQKPEKKLTHRIHQKRMKEVKTLLETPREEIDPMKLSAAHLRLLQEAREHVNAKELPSVPSSNTSRFQLEDMDDLDCIHEEARNFDNDKTENHIQNVTKLNYNSYMNIQTRAKWSKSDTDLFYQGLQQFGSDFAMIQQLLPAKTRHQVRAKFKNEEKKNPLQVHDAIIHRSGDYLYFKKVIEQLNIEDELPEINSTHREEGASNEGGPGNEFFLGQTQTMFMMNLFS from the exons ATGAAACTACGGTGTAGGGAAAAGTTGCAGAAAGTTGGGACACCTAAGCATACTGGTGTTGACTGTTTTGATGAAGCCTGCGTTGAACATTCATTAGTTGAAGAAGATAATGATAGTGGTGAGGATTACATTGCTGGTGTTAAGAAGAAGTTTACGAAAAAGCCAAGGGCTGGTGTAGAAGAGCCACAGCAGCAGGAGGTTCAAAAAGATAAAAGCCAGGTGTCTTCCGGGGGTTGGAATACAACCTTGAAAGATGCATTGGTACAAAAACCTGAGAAGAAGCTTACCCATAGAATTCACCAGAAGAGAATGAAAG AGGTTAAGACTTTACTCGAAACACCTCGTGAGGAGATAGATCCAATGAAGcttagtgcagcacatctcagATTGTTACAAGAGGCCAGAGAGCATGTTAAT GCAAAAGAGCTTCCATCTGTACCATCCTCTAATACAAG CAGATTTCAACTTGAAGATATGGATGATTTGGACTGCATACATGAGGAAGCAAGGAACTTCGACAACGACAAAACAGAAAACCATATACAAAATGTAACAAAGTTGAATTACAATTCCTACATGAACATACAAACTCGAGCCAAATGGTCGAAATCTGATACTGACTTGTTTTACCAg GGTCTTCAGCAATTTGGTAGTGATTTTGCAATGATACAGCAATTATTGCCTGCTAAGACCCGCCATCAGGTGCGGGCAAAATTTAAAAACGAGGAGAAAAAAAACCCGTTGCAAGTTCATGATGCTATAATTCATCGTTCAGGAG ATTACTTGTATTTCAAAAAGGTTATTGAGCAGCTCAACATTGAAGATGAGCTGCCAGAGATTAATAGTACACATAGAGAAGAAGGTGCATCAAATGAAGGGGGGCCTGGAAACGAGTTTTTTCTTGGACAAACACAAACTATGTTTATGATGAATTTATTTAGTTAA
- the LOC101766231 gene encoding protein G1-like1 has protein sequence MQGGAAAGDAPRPSRYESQKRRDWHTFGQYLRNHRPPLELSRCSGAHVLEFLRYLDQFGKTKVHAQGCPFFGHPSPPAPCPCPLRQAWGSLDALVGRLRAAFEEHGGRPEANPFGARAVRLYLREVRDSQAKARGIAYEKKRRKRPSSSQQAQQQQQQAATPPPHQAAAPASSPAMSDAAADARAPHVPEAAGHPHHHFFIPHPQFLHGFSLVPGNHHHHPEAVAAGNGSSSSSSAGGAGAGSGDELALAMAAAAEAHAAGCLLPLSVFN, from the coding sequence ATgcagggcggcgcggcggcgggggacgcGCCGCGGCCGAGCCGGTACGAGTCGCAGAAGCGCCGGGACTGGCACACGTTCGGGCAGTACCTGCGcaaccaccggccgccgctggAGCTGTCGCGCTGCAGCGGCGCGCACGTCCTCGAGTTCCTCCGCTACCTGGACCAGTTCGGCAAGACCAAGGTCCACGCCCAGGGCTGCCCCTTCTTCGGccacccctcgccgccggcgccctgcCCCTGCCCGCTCCGCCAGGCCTGGGGCAGCCTCGACGCGCtcgtcggccgcctccgcgccgccttcGAGGAGCACGGCGGCCGCCCCGAGGCCAACCCCTTCGGCGCCCGCGCCGTCCGCCTCTACCTTCGCGAGGTCCGCGACAGCCAGGCCAAGGCGCGCGGCATCGCCTACGAGAAGAAGCGCCGGAAGCGCCCGTCCTCGTCCCAacaggcgcagcagcagcagcagcaggccgccACTCCCCCGCCGCACCAGGCTGCGGCtcccgcctcctcgccggccaTGTCGGACGCTGCCGCCGACGCGCGGGCGCCGCACGTCCCGGAGGCCGCCGGGCACCCGCACCACCACTTCTTCATCCCGCACCCGCAGTTCCTGCACGGCTTCAGCCTGGTGCCGggcaaccaccaccaccacccagaaGCGGTCGCCGCTGgcaatggcagcagcagcagcagcagcgccggcggTGCCGGTGCCGGCAGCGGGGACGAGCTAGCGCTGgcgatggccgcggcggcggaggcgcacgCGGCGGGGTGCCTGCTGCCGCTGTCAGTGTTCAACTAG
- the LOC101766921 gene encoding tubulin beta-1 chain, with the protein MREILHIQGGQCGNQIGAKFWEVICDEHGIDHTGKYAGDSDLQLERINVYYNEAGGGRFVPRAVLMDLEPGTMDSVRSGPYGQIFRPDNFVFGQSGAGNNWAKGHYTEGAELIDSVLDVVRKEAENCDCLQGFQVCHSLGGGTGSGMGTLLISKIREEYPDRMMLTFSVFPSPKVSDTVVEPYNATLSVHQLVENADECMVLDNEALYDICFRTLKLATPTFGDLNHLISATMSGVTCCLRFPGQLNSDLRKLAVNLIPFPRLHFFMVGFAPLTSRGSQQYRALTVPELTQQMWDSKNMMCAADPRHGRYLTASAMFRGKMSTKEVDEQMLNVQNKNSSYFVEWIPNNVKSSVCDIPPKGLKMASTFIGNSTSIQEMFRRVSEQFTAMFRRKAFLHWYTGEGMDEMEFTEAESNMNDLVAEYQQYQDATAEDEEEYEEEEEEIAE; encoded by the exons ATGAGAGAGATCCTCCACATCCAGGGCGGCCAGTGCGGCAACCAGATCGGGGCCAAGTTCTGGGAGGTGATCTGCGACGAGCACGGCATCGACCACACCGGCAAGTACGCCGGCGACTCCGACCTCCAGCTCGAGCGGATCAACGTCTACTACaacgaggccggcggcggccggttcgTCCCGCGCGCCGTGCTCATGGACCTCGAGCCCGGGACCATGGACTCGGTGCGCTCGGGACCCTACGGCCAGATCTTCCGCCCCGACAACTTCGTCTTCGGCCAGTCCGGCGCCGGCAACAACTGGGCGAAGGGACACTACACCGAGGGCGCAGAGCTCATCGACTCCGTGCTCGACGTCGTCCGTAAGGAGGCCGAGAACTGCGACTGCCTCCAAG GTTTCCAGGTCTGCCACTCGCTGGGAGGAGGTACTGGCTCAGGAATGGGCACACTGCTCATCTCCAAGATCAGGGAGGAGTACCCGGACAGGATGATGCTGACATTCTCTGTCTTCCCGTCGCCCAAAGTGTCTGATACTGTCGTGGAGCCCTACAACGCCACGCTCTCCGTGCACCAGCTTGTTGAGAACGCGGATGAGTGCATGGTGCTCGACAATGAGGCTCTCTATGACATCTGCTTCCGCACGCTCAAGCTTGCAACACCAACCT TTGGTGATCTCAACCACCTTATCTCTGCAACCATGAGTGGTGTCACATGCTGCCTGCGCTTCCCTGGTCAGCTGAATTCTGACCTCCGGAAGCTTGCAGTGAACCTGATCCCCTTCCCACGTCTACACTTCTTCATGGTCGGATTTGCTCCACTGACCTCGCGGGGCTCCCAGCAGTACCGTGCCCTCACTGTACCAGAGCTGACCCAGCAAATGTGGGACTCCAAGAACATGATGTGTGCTGCTGACCCTCGCCATGGCCGCTACCTCACTGCATCCGCCATGTTCCGTGGGAAGATGAGCACCAAGGAAGTGGATGAGCAGATGCTGAACGTGCAGAACAAGAACTCATCGTACTTTGTTGAGTGGATCCCCAACAACGTGAAGTCGAGTGTGTGTGACATCCCGCCCAAGGGCCTGAAGATGGCGTCCACGTTCATCGGCAACTCGACCTCCATCCAGGAGATGTTCCGCCGCGTGAGCGAGCAGTTCACAGCCATGTTCAGGAGGAAGGCCTTCTTGCACTGGTACACGGGTGAGGGCATGGACGAGATGGAGTTCACTGAGGCTGAGAGCAACATGAACGACCTGGTGGCCGAGTACCAGCAGTACCAGGATGCCACGGCGGAGGATGAAGAGGagtacgaggaggaggaagaggagattgCTGAATAA